GCATGCAGACAAAGCTCCTTCTGAATGTTATGGCGAATTTCGTGGCGTGCAGAATACTCAAAGTACtgtttaaataatttgaaaaaaaaattggtataCAAACACAAAGAAGAGTATTAAACTAAATTAAGCCTTTCAAATTCCCATAAACAAAATACTACATTTCTTATTCAAAAATTTGAGACTACAGAATAATTCCTCTGATTTTTAGCATAGACACTTCAAAAGTGTTTATAAAACTAAAAGCAGTTTTTAGTAGTAATGCAATACTAATTTTTTTAGTAGTGATGCAATACTAATTTATACTTGTATGTATAAATTGGAAATAACATTTGCTGCATGTGTGATGCAAAATCTTACTCCCACACAGACCATATATAATTCAAGGAGACAAACTGAAGAGTAGAGATAGTTTAAGATAACTTAAATTTTGGCATTTCTTAACTAAAAATCTGCATTCAATTCTGTTGCtagattttgggttttcttaATGCAACCAAAAAGACAAGTTGTCACATGAAACAATGCTGTTTGCTGTATGCCAACTTTTTCTGCTTGATCTAAACAATACATGAACAATAGGATGCTGTTATAGCCTCTTGTGAGGTAACTATTAGAAAATTATAAGCATCTATTTTGTGAGCTCATTTTACCATGATTTTCTGACAGCAGAGTACTCCTAAGGCTCAGCTATAATTCTGATCCTAACAGGGATTTACTTCTAAAAGTTACAGACACAGCTGCTCTTTTACCCATTCAGCCCTAACCTAACATTAGgcctcttccttttctcccacATTTACCAGCAGAGTCCCTAACATCACATCTCACTGCTACTGTTTCTTGCTGCTGGATGTCAGCCACCTTCATTATATCTTTCCTTTGAATATTAAGGCCAGGCTCAGTTACCCCCCCTTGGCCTTCTGATTTCCAGTGGTCAGCAACCACCTCCTCACTACCTTGGAAACAATGGGAACAGCACGAGGAACAAACAGGCATCTCACTCCTAAGACTCTAGCACCAACATAAGTCCTCAAAACAGGTAGTGAAGGAGGAGTGACCTGCTTAGTCATTTACCCCTCAGACAGAGTAATTTACTCTTCATCTGGTAATCTGACTTAATCTGTCCTGATTTATTTTTGGAACTTGAACATCTCTGCAAGccctgaaaataattatttgaaagCTATGTTTAGAGCTGTATTAATTTTGGATATTGAGATGGCCATGTTTCCAGCTCCAATATTctaaaaaggaagaataatACACAACTGATGTACAACTCTGAAAACTAGGTTCTCTTTTCTACTCCCATTTCAAATATATGGAGGAAGATGACAGCATGGGAAATATCAGCCTACACTGCTGAAAGTCTGGTAAAGAATAGAGGAAACTGAAAACAGAGCATTGTAATGAGAAAGGTAAGGTAAGCAAATATGCATCTCTTAAGTATTAtcagtaaaataatttctctgaagGCTGGCATTTAAAGGGATTCAGACTGTTATTTTGTaggaggagggaaaacaaaaaacttaACACTTGAAAGAATAGAATTTTAGTATAGCCCAAGATACCTTAAGAGAACAACAGAAACATACAGCAGATCTCTTAATAAAATGTCTTTCTACAGTGCTCCCAAATCAATGACTGTGACAATGTGAAAAGGCTAATAGTATTAATCCACaatcaaataaaaccccaaatcaatCCTGTAAGAAGCTAACATAATAAGGTGGTAGTTTTCAATCTAGACAGCATGCCATGTCTCACGAAAAATGACCAGGAAGAAAGTATCACCTGGCTAGGATTATGTGTCTCAATTTTCACAGCGCCACCAATGGATGTCTTTTAaggttgaaaaaaaattattaacacCCTCCCATAAGATAACAGTTATATTCCAACAAAAACTTGTAGACCTTTGCTGACCTTTAATTATTAAGGATCACTTTTAAAGGCAACAGAGACGTGTGCATTTCTGGGCAGGGAAGCAGATGTTCTTTTTGTTAGTATTACAGTAATGATGGAATGATTCAGTATCTGACATCTATTGCAAGTCATATTGTAGAAGGAACAGAGCACCATAGCTGCCTCCAAGAGCTATGGACCAAAGAGAGCTCCTCTTGAACAAATGGAATCCTATGATTCACTTGCATTAGCCAGTACAGGATAGGCCACTTGGACCTCACACTGAGGCTGCAAGCGTGCTAGGGAAGGTGGCTCAGGCCTGGACACTTGGTCTCCCAGTGGCCGGATTCCAACCAACATCTTCCTTGACAGTGCGAGTCCTGGTGACAGAGAAAGAAGCAATAGGAGGAAGCATAAGGAAAGGAAGAATTAAGAAGACAACACTTATAAGACAGGAATAGGGGTGGCATGAAAAGGTTTTGCACAGAAAAGAGAGGGCAAGTGAAGCAGTGCAAGTGTGtttgaaatctgaatttctATATTGAAGTTAAAACATTAGAAACAGGACATGACATGAAGAGTGGTGCAGAGTTTTTcttgaaatatatatatatatataggaaTTAactgttaaagaaaataaacgAAAAAAGAGATAAGGAGAGAGAAATTGCATATTAATAATTAGTCAATTtctctaaaattaatttaaaagtttttataTGGTAAAGCTACAGCagaagagagaataaaaatcagatattaaatattttacctGGTTTCCTCCAAGTCCATGACAAGAATACATAATCAAGGGTTTGCCACCATGGTTATTTTCACCAACATCCAGACACATGCGGTTACCTATATTTTTTAACTAAAGAAAGGGTGTTGTCAGGATAAAAAAGCTCAGTGGAATGACAGAAACTCAAACTGTCTCAGTCACAGACAAAAGTCACCTTTAGTTTAACAACAATTACAGCTgttcattcatttttattttttgctcaaATCTAAAAATCCTGTTTCCTCAGGTAATCTTTTCTATCTAAAAGCTTAATAACTACAGTCACACATGGAGTTATTTATTAGCCTGCTCTGTAAAATGCTACTGTGATTCAAATCACAGTTTGAACAGAAAcacataaattatttaaaacaggaggaagggaaaggtttttttataaatacaCGCTAAAAATTCATGTTCACCTCAAGCTAAGAGCTATTACTTTATTTTAGCAATGCAACGTCTAAAGTTATTTGGCAGGGAAAATGACTTCTGacataaatgaaaaatgaaaatgacacAGCTATTGACAAAGCCATAAAAGGTATGCAGAAGAGATTCTTTGTCCAGAGTAGTGACAGAAAACCCTAGAGAAGTTAAAGATAGCTAAAGTCTAAAAGCTATGGCTAAGGTAGTACAACAGATTAGCAAACTTCCTGGACTATGAAGAATATAGgaagtaattaaaattaaacttaCATATCCAGAAAACAAAGGATTCAGGTCTGGCACATATGCTTCTGGATAAACATTACTGAGGTACCAGGTAAAATTTTTACACTGCAGGCTCTGCCTTAAAGCGAGTCTTTTTGATATGTCTCCAAATGTTTTCTGTTAGAGGAAAGGAGGTAAAGAAGGatgaaatacaaatacattAACATTCATTTTGCCCATATAAAGCTATGCTATTCTGTGTAGTACTAGGCAAGTTTTAAGCTTcctttgttgatttttttcttgttaatgCTGTACTACTACAGTTACTGCTGTCTTTCAGTGTCATAATACCACTGACATCCCgcctgcagcatttcaaagcACTTTCAAGAAAAATACAGTGCAAGATGGAAAATACAAAAGTATCTTTAGTCCCAAGAAAGTTTTAACAGAGTGCCATGAAGTGGGAAAGTGCAAGGAAGAACATACTGATTACAGCCATAAAGCCAACTGATCTCACTAAAAGTGTAAGCTGAAACAACAAACTggattaataaaataattagcaTAATATCCAGTACAATGTACAATCTTCCAAACAAAATTCAGTTGTTTAGCTGCTGGACATGCCTAGGAAATGTAATGCTTTCAGTGATACAACAGTCACAAAAATTTATCACatgaagggggaaaaacaaCTTCTAAAAGAAAACTAGATTCTAGCAGGGCAGAAAACTTACAAAATAAATAACCCAACACCCAACCTCAACCCCAAATATTGATTTACTTGGAAATAACTGACTTTTTAAGCAGATAAAGACAGGATGGTTATCCATCATCAAGTAACTTTTATTCTGCTGCTAAAGAACCATAAAACCATAGATGGTTATCCATCATCAAGTAACTTTTATTCTGCTGCTAAAGAACCATAAAACCTCCTTTTTCAGTAAGAATACTAAAAGACTTGAAACTAACAAGACATTTTTCTCACTCCAGAAAATAAGTTAGTTTACATTGCCTACACCCATTAGTTTCTCTCATGTTCTTCTGGTAGTTCCTGTACCTGCACAATGCAAACAAcccaggagaatgtaagaaaaaaacaccaataaaaaaacctcaccatACAAAATCAACATTCATCACccaaacactttattttttttcatgtttgttgGGGCTGCACCATTAAGCAAACTAAACagtcttttcattaaaaaatctaGAATCCTTACATACTTTGTCAATAAATAACTTTTGCTCACCAAAACTTTCACCGCAGCAAGTGTGATTTCTAataccaccaccaccacctaCTTGTTTCACAATTTTTGCTGCCTCTGTGTTTCTTCggtaaaatatttctttatattcATCCATCCACACTTCTGCAAGGCGAACTTGATTACGTGTGATCACCTGAGTACCTTTTGGGAAAGTATGGGGACTCTTGCTGCGAAAGACATGGCCAACAACAGAGCAAGGCATGATCTCCAACTGTCCACCACATTGCCATACCTAATAATAACATTTAGTGTGTAAGTACACTGCAATTAGAACTCAGggagtggaaaaaaattcagtaatACTATTGTTTGCCAGAACACATCAAACCACTAGCAAGAGTACACATATCAGGCATACCATTAGTGAATTTCCTAATCATATAAGCTCTGGAAACACATTTCAGATAGCAACcctaaaagcattttaaaaaaattaaaagcagtttAGTGAGCAtgcttgtattttatttaataggTAATTAGTAATCCAATTTTCCTTGTCCCAATTGGCTGATTGAGCAGAGGAGTCAATATCTAATACTAATTTATTCTCAAATCCCCTGTACACTGTCAGCATAGAGGCAAATGCTAATTACGGAGATAAACTTACTCTGAAAGACATTTCTATATTTTCACCTCCCcatatttccatttcttcatcATAGCTTCCAATGTGTTCAAAGTAGTCTTTTGATATTGAAAAGAGACCTCCAGCAAAAGTAGGTGTTCTGCaaaaacaaaattttactgAGGAAGACAACggttttttaaatatagatgTAAAATCATGGTGCAACTGTTCTAGGAATTTTCCATGCTCTTGTTAGTATTTCACTACAGTGATGCACATTCCTGGTATAGATACTTCTAGCACTTTAATATGTTCCCACAGAGTCTCATTTGACACCTTATTGCCATTTATTAAGAACTTATTCAGGCTAAAAACTGCTGGCATAAAAGAAAgcatcaggaaaacaaaaaaattttctcTGTATGAAGGAAATCGAGCAAAAGTACAACTCCTACAGACCGGTAACCTGTCTGTGGACAAAGCAGGTACAATTATCATCAAATCACTACTGTATCAGCCTGGCATTTGGGTGCTCTGACCCTTTTTATCATTCTTTCAAGTAAAGTGAATGGGGAGACAGAATCATTGTCCTGTCTCTGAAAATAACTGTGCATAATCCTCTTCTGCATCTCCCCCAGGAATACAGGTAATTTCCACTGTATGTAGAAGAAGTAATGCAGAGCAATTACTATCTCGATGAGGCTATATTTTTATGAATGCTTTAAAATGCGGTTCGCAAAGAAAGTattacaaaaaacaaaaaacatacaaaaaacaTCTAGGATGCTAAGATGCCTGATAATACTCATCTGAAGAACGAATTTATTTACAAAGTATTGTTCATAAGATAAACTCTGTGAAAACAGAAGGATTTAAATAGTATTCAAATTAAATTTACCTAATTGGGTAGGTTTCatcctttcttcttttattcTCATGTTTAGGAAGAGACTCCCATCCAAATGACAAACTCCAATCAAAATTTCCTCTGTTGTGGCTATGCACATAAGGAGATGGTTTACTGAATTCAAAGGTATTGAGATCGATAGAAGCAATGTCAGGGCTTACAACAGCAACAGGATTCTCAGCTATTCTTGCCAATAATGGCTCTAACCAGCCATAAAAGCATTCACCTGTGGAGAAAATGGGAGCAATGAATTTTTGCTTGGCTATAAAGTAGTACACAGGGTATATTTTAACATGTCCAGCAAGCCAATATGGACTATTTTTAAATAGCATTGCTAATTGTACTTTCAATAATATGAAATAGCAATAGGAAAGGTGATATATTGCTAacatttataattaaaaataaaaagtctgcAACATTAAAGACAACAGCATTATAAACCTGACCTGGCATATTTACAGGTTACACTTACAATGAGCATCCAGGAAGGTAAGGGTCTCTCCTGTTGCTACTGAAGCTCCCAACAACCGTGCAGTGATAagaccttttctttccttctgacGGACTACTTTAACTATTTGAAACTGTTTCACATATTCATCTAGTTTATCATGCAGGTACTCTAGAAAGAGAAATCAGTGTCAGGATATTCAGTGTATACACACACCACTGCCCAAAATGCTACACTATTTAAGTGAACAAGATAAACAACTCACACTTACCCCAGAAATTATCTCAAGATCAAAGCCATAAAAATTCCTGTCTGCTGAAGGTTATTTTTAGGGGCTGAGTATTTTGATGGTAGGGGTGTAGGAAGAGATAACCAGCAGAGAACAGGAGATGGAACATTAAAATAACTCTGAACAAGAAAGGATGTGCTAGTACATCTCTGCTGCAGTGTTAACCATTTTCATAGTAAATGGAGCTCATACTTACATTATCTGCAGAACATGCAGATTCTTTCCTTAATGATGGCACATTTACACCGTTTTTAAAGGCTACAGTATTTACCACGGCAACAGAAGCCATATTATAAAACTATTTAAACATTCAGATTTTGAGAAAGAAACCCATATCTCTCATGAAACACCCCACATCATCTTTTTTATTCTGCCCATCCTAAGTATTAAACTGTACTACTGAACATGCTTGACATCCAAGCATTTCAATAGACTCAATATGGACTTGCAAAAAAGTGTAAATGCATTAGTGGAAGTATGTATAAACACATTCATCTAAAGCTAAGCATACAAAGCTTTTTGAACTTGCATTTGTgtttatatagtatatatactTATATACTTACctactttatatatatattacttaTATACTTTATATGTATATACTTAGTATATATACTAAgcgtatatatatatataattatttttgagACTCAGCTTGACTGTTGAAGATTATTTTTCCatcaaataattttgctttctaaTAAAGACATTGCCCTTCatattaataaaatttatttgcCTGAAGACAACCACTGtgataaaatgcaaatttctaCAACTGGGCCAATTTATACTTGGATACTTTGTTCTACAAATTGCAATTggtttgaaacaaaaattacaaagcTACTTGTCATGCAAGCAGTTATGCAGGTAAATCGGAATCAGAAttggaaaaaacagaaatggGGTTTAAAAACCTTTTAGAGCACAGGAATTTCATATTTAAATACCTTACGGAAAAATGGTGGGGAGGGCTATTttatattagggaaaaaaaaaaaaaaagaaaagaaacaaaaccacttAGAATACTGTTATCTGTTATACATGTCAATAATGGTAAGGAGACCTTAGCCAATTTATTTGAAATTGCAACCTcttcaattaaaaacaaaaacagaagcaaaagcagGAAGACTTCTTACCATCTACACTGGCATCATCCACCAAAATAATCTCTTTCAGCAGTATGGCAGGAGATGTGTACATCACACTGTGGACAGTTCTGAGCAGAGTTGACCACGCTTCATTATGGAAAACAATGATAATGCTTGTGGTTGGCAATGGCGGGCAGCGCTTAAACTTTTGTTCAATACATCTACAAATTAGAAAGTGTCAGGGGTAACAAAATGAACAATGATCTTTTACTCAAACTCTTAAACTTTTCTTTCTAGTAGAAAACTTTGCAACTATGGACATTAAGTTCTGCTTTCTATCCTAGCTTTGGAGTGCAAAGGCAGGTATTTCAACTGAAGCAGCtgttcagaatattttttttagtatcATGGCTGAGAATTGAACAACTTAGTTTTGCTTCTGTCTCACACACATTTGATTACATTTCATATAATACCCAGgcctttttcaggaaaaaaaattattttattgagaACAGCAGGTACTGACTGAGCTAACTCAAAAGTCACCGTTACTGCTGAAACCTAAGaatatttattagaaaaaatCAGAGTTTGCAAGAAAAATATAGCTCATCTAATTCAAATTTCAAAGCTCTGCAGAAGTGCTATGCAAGGCTTAGGGCAGCATGTCCTATTCAAGGGATATAATTTTATACCCACAGTTTTTCAAGACTGACATATTCTAAACATAACTTTAGATCCAATGGCAAGTCAAGATGACAATGCTGTATTCATAAGTTGCACGCTTAATGTTTATGGCCTgtcagctgcagggcctggaagACACCCCAAGGTAATAACCAGTCATTGCCTCACAAAATACACAAGCAAAGCCTCCCCAGTTATGCTCTAGGAGGGGTTATGGTGAGCTGCACTCTGTGTATCAGCAGTGGCTCAGTAAGTTCAGCCACTTCTGGCACAGATGGCTGACAACATTTCATCTGACACTGACAGAGACTGCTCATAACTAAAACCCACTCTCCCCAAGTCCTACAGTCTACATTTAGAAAATTCTTCAATACTACAAGATTGCTGCTGAGATCTTCCATTTCCTTGTTCAACAGTTTACAAATCTGAATTTATTAATTATGCCTAAATTCctaatttattaaattaaattatgtaGTTTTATTAACACTGAAAGctaaaaaaaaggggaggggggtagtgttttaattggaaaaatattgaaaccacatttttagttttattctAAGTAAAACTAAGCAGGTTTCCTGAAAGTTACTCAGAAATTTTAGCCTTAAAGGCAAAATCAGAACACCTTATTTAAATATGGTTACTTTGAATTCAAAACCATGAAAGAAGTGAGCTTTTCTAAACATTCTTGGCTTTGGCACTGTGGATCACTATGTACAGCCAATCATTATGTATAGCTAGGAGACTTTCCTAAACTATCAGCTACTGCTGAACTCAAATCACTTTACAGGCTGAATTTCTGAGAAGTTATTCAACTATCAGGACATGCACATTTCAACTTACTCAGGAGGTCGAGTGTCTGGTCCAAGATCCCGGTGTAAAGAAATCCTATCACTTGCAAATGCATTAAAACAGtgtttctcttctccagcctgtttttctttctgttcttctgaACTTAAGCTGATGGTTTTAAATGCTTTGCCagaagctccaggagcattaGGATCTTGAAGGGGCCGATCTAGAAAGGGTTTCAGTTCCACTGGAGTATAGTGCCCTGGCAAGCAGTGTCTCTCTCCCGGAACCTTAGTTTGCCTAATGGGTGCTTTTATCTGCATTTTTGGCTTTGCACCTTTGATATTGTTCATAGCATTTAACACAAGACCTAATACATGACTTTTCTTTCCAACAACTGGCTCAATCCCTGCTTCATCCTTAAAATCTTGAACACCCACTTCTCTttgtaacaaaaataaaaataccagaaaGACAAATACAATAATGCTAAACTTCCAAAGTTTCCAgtgaaaaaatgtctttaataGCTTAGGTGCCTTTTTCAAggccattttatttttaaaaattttcacaCAACAGAAGTTTCTGTGAGTGTTGTTCTTCAAATATGTCACAGCATTTCTTGAACTTATAACACCTGTAAATTAAAACATATAGTATTTAGACATCATTAGTATATCCAACTATGTAAAGCCATAAGAAAATAATGGGAAGGATTTAATTCACAACTACTAAAAGTCTATTGTTATGCAAGCTACATCACTTAAAAATACATCAAACCTATCTATAAGATACCCAAAATGCCctttccctgctttttgctttgagTTTTATTTGCTAAATACACTTCATATAGAAGAACCAGAAATCAGGCATACCATcaagaataaaacatttttttctatataGTGCCACTACttcaagtttattttcttctaagtAGTTTGTTTAAAATTAGAATAAAGTCTTACAGAAGCAAGGAATTTTAGTTAAACGATGGGACAGAAGAAAACCAGGTGGCATCAATACATTAGTTCAAGCTGCATGTCAAAAAGAGCCATGTGGAAAGTGAATTAAAATATAGGAAAGACTTTTCAATCAACTTATTTCAACAATTTTCAAGTTTCtgccattatttttttctcagacaaGTAAATATTCACTTGCTTTCAAAGATGAAATTATGAAAGACGTTTGAGAACTACCAAAATCCAAGTGATTTGAAATAAATTCTCTCTGCCAAACTGGCAGTTTACAAGGGGACACCTTCTGCCATCAGCCTGAATAGCTGGAATAGCTATTCAGGGAATAGCTTCATTTTTGTCTAAATTGCATGTATGTGAATcaagaagagaaataaacagCATCTAGCTAAAAGCCACACTTCCCACTTGCTAACTACTGACCACAAAATTgcagaaaactgcttttctaTTTATTCCTCTGAAATACAAGTAGATCTTAACTGGAGTAATATATACTAAGGAACAGATACAagtcagagaaaacaaaaacccccaccccTTACCTGCTTTTCTTCAAGAATCAGCAGGAGAAACTAAGCATCTAGATTTCTTCACAATTTACTGTTTTTCAAAGTTTATGTCAGTTTAATAAACCTATACATTCAAACTAGAGTGTTTTTACCATAGAGTTATTGTTAAAAGAATGCAGAGGGGAAGCATATTAGATCATACTAAAAGGTACCAAAAACATGCTTCTCAACTcacaaattttcaaaaaaaccaaaccaaacaaaccagtCCACTTGTGTGTCACatattattttcccattttttcttaCTGATGAAACATTTAAACTACAATACTGATACCTTTATATGgacactacaaaaaaaaaaaactttcttccCAATGAAAGGATTGCAACCAAATTGCCAAACTGCCAGACTGAAAAATGTCTTGTTTTCTCACAATGTCTGGTGGGTTGATCTTGACCGGCTGCCAGACACCAACCCAGCCACTCTCTTGCTTTCCATCCTCAGCATGGCAGTGGGGACAAAATAAGATAGAAAATCACATGGGTTGAGCTAAGGACACTGTGATCACTCATCAGTTACTGTCACAGAGAAAACAGACTTGTAATGATGAATTTGAATTTACTGCCAATTAAAAACAGAGTAGGATGGTGAGAAACAAAGGCTCAAAGCTAcctcccctggctcagcttCACTCCTTCATTCCCAATTCATCTCTCTCCTTTCTGACTAGTGGTCAGAAGGAATGAATAATAAGGGCTGTGGTTAGCTTGTAAGACTTCAGCActccttcctctgcttctcccctgctccagcacaggttCTCTCCATGCAGTACAGTACTTCAGCATAAACTGCTCCAGGATGGGCCATCCACGGgtcacagctcctgccaagATCTTGCTCCTGCATGGCTGCATTGCTCCTCCATAGGCTGCAGCTTTCTTCAGGGTGAATCCCCTGCTCTGGCCTGGGGtcctgcacaggctgcagagtGGATACCTCCTCTGGAGTGGTCCTTTCACGGGCTGCAGAGAAATTGATCACTACAGCCttctccatgagctgcagggggaatatctgctccagtgcctggaatacctcctcccctccttcttcactgaccttgggTTCTGCAGagtttcacatttttctcaCTCCTCTttctcacagctgctgtgcagtaTTTTTCACCCTTTCTTAAATACCTCATCACAGAGGCACCACCTGCTACACTGGGTGGCTCAGCTTTGGCCAACAGTGGGTCTATTCTACAGCTGGTTGgaaccagctgtgctcagccctggatGAGACTGGAGGTGGGGGGCAGCCCCATGTCTCTTAGCACAGAGGACACCT
Above is a genomic segment from Haemorhous mexicanus isolate bHaeMex1 chromosome 8, bHaeMex1.pri, whole genome shotgun sequence containing:
- the GALNT3 gene encoding polypeptide N-acetylgalactosaminyltransferase 3; amino-acid sequence: MALKKAPKLLKTFFHWKLWKFSIIVFVFLVFLFLLQREVGVQDFKDEAGIEPVVGKKSHVLGLVLNAMNNIKGAKPKMQIKAPIRQTKVPGERHCLPGHYTPVELKPFLDRPLQDPNAPGASGKAFKTISLSSEEQKEKQAGEEKHCFNAFASDRISLHRDLGPDTRPPECIEQKFKRCPPLPTTSIIIVFHNEAWSTLLRTVHSVMYTSPAILLKEIILVDDASVDEYLHDKLDEYVKQFQIVKVVRQKERKGLITARLLGASVATGETLTFLDAHCECFYGWLEPLLARIAENPVAVVSPDIASIDLNTFEFSKPSPYVHSHNRGNFDWSLSFGWESLPKHENKRRKDETYPIRTPTFAGGLFSISKDYFEHIGSYDEEMEIWGGENIEMSFRVWQCGGQLEIMPCSVVGHVFRSKSPHTFPKGTQVITRNQVRLAEVWMDEYKEIFYRRNTEAAKIVKQKTFGDISKRLALRQSLQCKNFTWYLSNVYPEAYVPDLNPLFSGYLKNIGNRMCLDVGENNHGGKPLIMYSCHGLGGNQYFEYSARHEIRHNIQKELCLHASKGPVQLRECTYKGQKTFAVGEEQWLHQKDQTLYNEALHMCLTGNGEHPSLESCNPSDPFQKWIFGQNDY